DNA from Gemmatimonadota bacterium:
GTGAGCGTTCCGGCTCTGATCGCGGTCGGATGCGACCACGAAATCGAACGAAAATATGAAGGTTGTCTCGATTTAACGCAAGACTCGACAGTTCTCGATATCGTTCCGGCTCGTCGCCTCCGTCCCGCCGGTCATCCTTCGAGCAGGCGTTGGGCAGCTCGGACGAGGTCCTGATCGGCGCCGGTTCCGGTGTACCGCACGCGACCCTCGGCGTCGAGCATGACCACCGTCGAGGTGACGAAGGCGTCGTAGGCTCTGACGGCGTCGCCCTTGCCGTCCCAAAGGTAGGGGTAGGCGGCCTCGTGCCGGCTTAGGTGTCGGATGACCCGCCGAGGCGTCTGATTCACCCCCACCGCTATGGCGACGATGGCGAACCCCTCACCGTGGCGCTCGCTGAGTTCGTCGAGCTGAGGCTGGAGCGCTTCGCACTGATCGCACCAGCTCGCCCAGAATTCGATCAG
Protein-coding regions in this window:
- a CDS encoding TlpA family protein disulfide reductase, whose product is MISPFFFRSLAAPLATGLVLAAGHLASPLTLRAQSTEGNGVSLPIGSEAPAVVIEDLDGNPVDLAELIAGRPALIEFWASWCDQCEALQPQLDELSERHGEGFAIVAIAVGVNQTPRRVIRHLSRHEAAYPYLWDGKGDAVRAYDAFVTSTVVMLDAEGRVRYTGTGADQDLVRAAQRLLEG